A section of the Humulus lupulus chromosome 2, drHumLupu1.1, whole genome shotgun sequence genome encodes:
- the LOC133814240 gene encoding uncharacterized mitochondrial protein AtMg00810-like produces the protein MVTRSKNGVFKPKAFLTNASNIDLEPLNVKSALGNPTWQQTMQIEFQVLLDNNTRTLVPFSPDMAVVSNKWVFRVKYHPDGSVDRYKQVDVNNAFLNGVLQEVMYMQQPPGFINKEFPHHADTSLFFTRKHNKLLIVLVYVDDILITSEDKAQIHRLITDLHLHFALKVLGSVQYFLGFEVCRDSFGLYLSQRKYIKDLLHKVNLSDAKPQPTPMCSYSKLSLSSGALLADPKMYRSVIGALQYLTMTRPNTTFAINRLSQFLSAPTTTHWAACKRVLRYLIGTQEFVPCFKPSTHLDLQGFTDADWAGCLDDRRSTSGYCVFLGGNLISWCSKKQQVVSISSTEAEYKSLALATTELIWLK, from the exons ATGGTTACCAGGTCCAAAAATGGTGTGTTTAAGCCTAAAGCTTTTCTTACTAATGCTAGTAACATTGATTTAGAACCATTAAATGTGAAGTCTGCTCTTGGTAATCCAACTTGGCAACAAACTATGCAAATTGAATTTCAAGTATTACTAGACAACAATACTAGGACTCTGGTGCCATTCTCACCTGATATGGCTGTTGTGAGCAACAAATGGGTGTTTCGCGTCAAATATCATCCAGATGGGAGTGTGGATAGGTACAAG CAAGTAGATGTGAACAATGCGTTCTTGAATGGTGTTTTGCAAGAAGTCATGTATATGCAACAACCTCCGGGCTTCATCAATAAAGAGTTTCCTCATCAT GCTGATACTAGTTTGTTCTTCACCAGAAAACATAACAAGTTGTTAATTGTACtggtctatgttgatgatatactcATCACTAGTGAAGACAAAGCTCAGATTCATAGGCTCATTACTGATTTGCATTTACATTTTGCACTTAAGGTCCTTGGTTCAGTGCAATACTTCTTGGGTTTTGAGGTTTGTCGAGACTCATTTGGTTTATATCTCAGTCAAAGAAAGTACATTAAAGATTTATTGCATAAGGTCAATCTCTCAGATGCTAAGCCTCAGCCCACTCCCATGTGCTCCTACTCCAAATTATCACTCAGCTCTGGCGCTCTTCTAGCTGATCCTAAGATGTATCGTAGTGTCATTGGCGCACTTCAGTACCTTACCATGACCAGACCCAATACAACTTTTGCTATAAATCGTTTAAGTCAGTTTCTTAGTGCTCCCACAACTACTCACTGGGCTGCATGCAAAAGAGTCCTTCGATATCTGATTGGTACTCAAGAATTTGTTCCTTGCTTCAAACCTTCCACTCATCTTGATCTCCAAGGCTTCACTGATGCTGACTGGGCAGGATGCCTTGATGATCGTCGATCTACTTCGGGCTACTGTGTGTTTCTTGGTGGAAATTTAATTAGTTGGTGCTCAAAGAAACAACAAGTTGTATCCATATCAAGTACTGAAGCAGAGTACAAGTCCTTGGCCTTGGCCACAACCGAGTTGATTTGGCTAAAATAA